The Nocardioides sp. cx-173 genome segment CTCCGGTGAGGGTGCCAACCCGGAGTACGTCGCCGGCCACGTCATCCTCGGACTCGGCTTGATCAGCGGCTGCGTGTCCACGGTCGCCGCCGCCTCGACGAAGTTCTCGCTGATCCCCGTCAACTCCGCGAAGGCGGCCGGCGACCGGACGCCTCCAGCCGGGGCGTTCTCCGGGGTCGTGCTGGTCGTGCTGGGTGCGCTCCCGGTGCTGCTGGCGGCTGTGGCCTGGGGGTTCGGGATCACGAACCTGCTGCTGACCACCTCGCCGAGCAGGTTCACGGTGGGCCACGTGGTCAGCGGTCTCGCGATGATCTGCACGAGCCTGATCGGCCTGGTGTGGAGCATCCTGCGCCAGGTCCAGGACTCCTACGGCCCCCGGGACCGCGTCGTGTGGCCCTGGCTCGTCATCGTGATGGGGTCGCTCGCCATGGTGTGGGGCGTCGTGCTGCTGATCCTCGACCGTGAGCCCTACTACCGGACTCCTGGGTACGTGATGATCGGCCTGGGCCTGGTCTGCTTCAGCATCCTCAGCAAGGTCGGGCTCCTCGCGCTCGTGTGGCGCCGCACGTTCAGCCTCGCCAACCGGGTCCCGCTCATCCCCATCGTCACCGCCCTCAGCTGCCTGTTCCTGGCCGCGTTCGTCTTCCAGGCCGCGTTCACCGACACCAACGTGTTCATCGCCGCGCACGTGCTGGTGGGCCTGGGGGCGATCTGCTTCACCCTCTACTCGATCGTCTCGATCCTGGAGAGCGGCACGTCGTCGTCATGACCCGCATCCGGCAACCCCACGTTCGCCCGAGCGACGAGCCGCACGCTCCCCGTCGCTCGGTGGGGCCGCTCGGGCTGACCTTCGTCGCCGTCGGCGGGGTGGTCGGCTCCGGCATCCTGTTCGCGCCGCTGTTCGCCGCCCGCCAGGCCGGGCCCGCCGCCATCATCGCGTGGCCGATCGCGGGCCTGATGCTCATCACGGTCGCGCTGGTGTACGCCGAGATCTCCGCCATGCTGCCGGTCGTGGGCGGCCTCGGGCTGCTGCCCACCTTCAGCCACGGGCAGGGGGTGGGCATCGCGATCGGCTGGGTGGCCTGGGTCGGCTACGTGACCGCCGCACCGATCGAGACGCAGGCCATGCTGGAGTACGCCAGCAACGAGCGGGCCTTCGACTGGCTCTTCGTCGCCAAGGCGTCCGCCAGCGGAGACAGCGCCCTGAGCCTGCCGGGCATCGCCGCCGCCGCCGTCGTGCTGGCGGCGTTCACGGCACTCAACGCCTACGGCGTCGCGCTCTTCACTCGGGTCAACACCGCACTGACGTGGATGAAACTCGTCATCCCGGTGGTCATCGCGGTCGCGCTGCTCACCGAGTTCTCCTCCGCGCCGATCCGCGAGACGGGCTTCGCCCCCGAGGGGATGGCCGGCGTCCTGAGCGCCATCACCACGGGCGGGGTCGCCTTCGCCTTCCTGGGCTTCCGGCATGCGCTCGACCTCGCCGGCGAGGCGAAGCGGCCGCAGGTGACCATCCCGGTGGCCCTGGTGGGTGGCATCCTCATCTGCACCCTGCTCTTCACCGTCCTCCAGATCGGCTTCATCGGCGCCATCGACCCCGCCGTTCTCGGCGACGGCTGGGGAGCCCTCGACCGAGGCGGCGCGAACGGACCCCTCGCAGCACTGCTCACCGCGCTCGGCATGACGGCGCTCGCGAAGCTGGTCGTCGCCGACGCCATCCTCGGTCCGTTCGGCGCCGGGCTCGTCTCGACGGCCTCCACCGGTCGGCTGGCGGTCGCGGTCGCACAGAACGGCCTCTTCCCGCGGGCCCTGTCGATCTTCTCGCGGCACGGTGTCCCCATGCGCGCGATGCTGCTGAACCTCGCCGTCGGGCTGCTCCTGTTGCTCGCCTTCCGCGACGGCTGGTCGGAGCTGCTCTCCTTCAACTCCGGCGCCATCGTCCTGTCGATGTGCCTGGGGCCGGTCACCGTCGTCGCGCTGCGCCGCCAGGTCCCCGAGCGGGCCCGACCGTTCCGACTCGCAGCGCTGCCGGTGCTGGCGCGGGTCGCGTTCGTCGTGGTCAGCCTGATCATCTACTGGACCGGCTGGGAGACGATGATCAAGCTGACCATCCCGATCGCCGTCGGCGTCGGGGTGCTGATCTGGCGCGTGGTCCGCGACCCGGCGCTGGGCCGCTCGTTGTCGCTGGGGTCCCTCGTCTGGCTCGGCCCGTACTACGTCGGCTTGCTGGTCCTGACCTTCCTCGGGAGGTTCGGCGGCGGTCGCGAGGTGCTGCCCTTCGGTGTCGACCAGGTAGTGGTCACGTTGTTCGCGCTGGCGCTGTTCGAGTGGGGCGTGCGCTCGGC includes the following:
- a CDS encoding DUF2776 family protein is translated as MNYWVSVIFRAIPLAMMGVCVGFGVYVWNAGDAPGNFVAGRVVTFLGAICLCLFCTAATIIRQLIGRFNAVDRVLYPALGYLSAIGTVAYGITVFAGASGEGANPEYVAGHVILGLGLISGCVSTVAAASTKFSLIPVNSAKAAGDRTPPAGAFSGVVLVVLGALPVLLAAVAWGFGITNLLLTTSPSRFTVGHVVSGLAMICTSLIGLVWSILRQVQDSYGPRDRVVWPWLVIVMGSLAMVWGVVLLILDREPYYRTPGYVMIGLGLVCFSILSKVGLLALVWRRTFSLANRVPLIPIVTALSCLFLAAFVFQAAFTDTNVFIAAHVLVGLGAICFTLYSIVSILESGTSSS
- a CDS encoding APC family permease: MTRIRQPHVRPSDEPHAPRRSVGPLGLTFVAVGGVVGSGILFAPLFAARQAGPAAIIAWPIAGLMLITVALVYAEISAMLPVVGGLGLLPTFSHGQGVGIAIGWVAWVGYVTAAPIETQAMLEYASNERAFDWLFVAKASASGDSALSLPGIAAAAVVLAAFTALNAYGVALFTRVNTALTWMKLVIPVVIAVALLTEFSSAPIRETGFAPEGMAGVLSAITTGGVAFAFLGFRHALDLAGEAKRPQVTIPVALVGGILICTLLFTVLQIGFIGAIDPAVLGDGWGALDRGGANGPLAALLTALGMTALAKLVVADAILGPFGAGLVSTASTGRLAVAVAQNGLFPRALSIFSRHGVPMRAMLLNLAVGLLLLLAFRDGWSELLSFNSGAIVLSMCLGPVTVVALRRQVPERARPFRLAALPVLARVAFVVVSLIIYWTGWETMIKLTIPIAVGVGVLIWRVVRDPALGRSLSLGSLVWLGPYYVGLLVLTFLGRFGGGREVLPFGVDQVVVTLFALALFEWGVRSALPASAAASAVATVPEARQSTAG